The stretch of DNA TTTTCTGCTTAGCAACTTTACTGTTATAATTTTGAAAAGCTATGTTGGAAGTTTTCAACCCTCGATGTGAAGATAcaagttatttctatttttatattgtgaaaGGTTATTGCAGTGAATGTTAATTCTTAATTTGTATAAttactttttactgtttctgaaaatgttctttaaaagtgtttcagttttattcacatTGGTTGTAAAGACAGAATCCAAGCACTAGAGATActaaaaatcacttttgtctAGAAGTGGACAATCTTGTTATCTTCTGAAAGCACACATTATACTTCATTTGCAACATTCATCATTGACGATATCTGCACTGCTTTCAACTTACTGTCATCTTGGAGTCCTGGTTTGATGTTGTCCCTTAAATCTGACCAACACAAATCACTGCTGAGGACTTCATGCAGCAGGTGCAGCAGTCAGAATATTTCTCTCCCTGGTTTTCTGTGCTataattctaattaaaaaaacattgagctCTAAATATCCAGTTCTGGTCTCAATGTTTTCACTTATTCACCAGATTTTGGACTCGATTAAATGCATGTTTTCATGtcttcagcagctgctgttcTGTCCTCATGTCCTCTCCTTCTCCCGCCtttaatctgctgctgctgctgcactgcTGGACAGACCATGAAGGGTGTCATGAATGTTTCTGCATGGGGCTGTGCAAgagagggtgtgtgtgcgtgtgtgtgggacTTTTCCATTTAATACGTGattcttctttgttttatctCATTTGGATCGTTCATCTTTCAGATTAACAGTTTCCCTTCAATTTCTAGGAATGATAGTGAAGAAGCAAAACTACGGTGTAACACAAGACTcaattttaggttttattctCTATATGCTGCTGTTGGGTGGAACAGCATTGATTTTACTACCTGGTGACACATAGCTAATGCTAAGTCTCCTAATGAACCCAGACTAGCTGAATCACGTTTTAACTGGACATTAAAGATTACATtgcacagaaaaacattgaacCCAAACTTAAACAGTGGAAATACTGTACATCTATCGGATCAGGTCAAAACCTCAGTATCATATTTACAAATCTAAGTTTCAGAAACATCATTAATAATGTAAACAGGAAGGATGCTATCATCATAAGAACTTTGGCAGTGTGAACATTTCTCTCCAAAGTAGAGACTTTAGTTCATGTTCTTATAATCTGCTTTCTGTActttctaaaagaaatgtaGCTCTATAACAGCTAACACAGCTACCATAACTTCAACGAGGACCAGAAATCACAATGAGTTTGAAGTTTCTGCATTGTCCATCTCAGAACTTATTTTAAGATGTTcatactgacaaaaataaaaaatagcattGGAAAGTTCAGATGAGTTTGATTTATCTGATAAAAAGAAAGACCTGTGTTTTCAGATGGCATGcagtgaaataaattttaaaggcATGGTAAGGATGCAAAAAGCGAAAcgtattgtttcacattttgatgaaagaaaaagtttctgcATGCAAACAGTAtagaataaaaatgactttcatgGTCTCCTGGCCTCTTATTGGATAATAAATAGtctgaaatcttttaaaatactATATACTGACTCATATTTAGAATGATTAAGAGAAGTTTAACTTCATTTGTGCCTCCCTGAAATTTCAGATCGTGACAGTCGATTAGCAGCTCTTTAAAATTCCATCACCTTTATCTGCTTCACCATATCTGTTAGTGAAACACACTCTATCTGTGCTGGTTGCAAACCAAAGTGAAGTGTGGCATACGGTAGAATTACAGCTTGCAGAGAACATCTAAAAGCAGCAAACATGTATTGAGTATCAGTTATCAGTTGAAGGCCAATCTTTAAACCTTAAGGATTACTGTATTTAGTGCATTTGGGTTTTAGTGTTCCCTCCAAATTGCAAATACGGTAAAATGTGAAGACTCTTCTTGAGTCGTCTGTATTTAGCTTCTGTCAGCCAGTAAATTCTCCCACATCCTCACCACTCTctgcacacagaaacatgttccCTCTCACTCCGTGTTCAGGGGAAGGATTTTCCTCTAACACCCAGACCCCATGTGATTTGTAAATCCCAGTGTCAGCTGTCGCTTGTGGCCTCAGCCTACATGTACTCTACACAGCTTACTCGGTTACAATGAaagtctgtctgtgtgtgagatcatctgtctgaggTCCTACATCAACACGCTGGTGTTATGTAAGTCTCTGTTCCCCTGCTCACTCATACAGTCTTATAGTCATCTTTTAAATAGCCTGTcttttaaagctcaaaaaacATGCACATATTGTACGTTTTTTAATTAACCAGCTCAGTTGCGTATTCCTCTGGAGTATTTTTTATAACTATGCAACATTTATGTTGAACTGTTGCCTTTTGCACagtatttttagtctttattctggctttatacatttttatattctatCTTTGTGTAAGTTGATTTGCTGTTATTGCCCATCACTGTTATTGCACACTGTCTGTGCAACACTTTGCGACTGTTGCACAGACATTTTCCCATTGTGGGACAATACAAGAGATTGGACATACTACATTAGTTGTAACTCAAGTTTTCACCACTAGGAATCACATTTCTATACAGTGGACCTTCAACTCCAATGAATTTAGGTTTGGCAGCTCTACTAGCAGGTCAAGGTTATAATCTCCATTgtcttttgataaaaaaaattcccaaacCTCCTAATTTTGACTACTTTCACATTTATAATGTACTTTAGACTTTTGACAAAGTTTATTAATAGCTAAAGCTACAATTTCCTGACATAAAGTGTTCCCGAATTGATGACTCTTCCCACCATTCTAccaaaaacaaatcttcaattatattaaatgtgtttgaattCTACCATAATTTGGTTGATTTTGTTGCAAATTtaccatattttaaaattaataaatatatgttaaCCTCCACACAATATTTATCCACATAATGAATAGGATTTTGAGTGGCACTGTAAGATTATATATGAGACTCCCTGATAATTAAAGTTTTACACAgactgatgtaaaataaatgtctatatttgatcattttggagcaaaaatgttaatatatttgACTTCAAATCATCAGTGGCCTTTTGGCTGATTTGTTTATTGTATCACAATTTACTCACCACACTGAAACAATctttatgtttcatttattttattaattacattaaaCATACAAAAGCAATACATTATAACCATATAAATAGTATAAgttacaataacaataatacattaatattaatattatatatgacataaaacaatatttattgaaaaaaatgagATGCCTGCATCTCAAAgctgaaatacaaaatataaaaactgataAATAGCATTCTAaataggttaaaaaaatataacacaAGAGTTCTTACAGAATCCATATTTCGTATCACTCGGTTCATCATTCTGATCAACACCTGGCAGGCACTGTGAGTGTAAACAGTCTCAGTGGGAGTAAAGGTCGAAGGTGACACTACCTCGGCACAGTGCATGAGTACAGTTCAAATGGCtacatgtaaaagaaaaatatacatttcctCAAGCCTACAAGATAAACCTACATTCTGCTttcctttaaaagaaattcataTGACAACCTGttcaaaaaaatactttgtaaacaACGCACCACTGATCTCAGTCACATCAAATGGAGATGGTTCTGATACTACTAGCATTAAGAAGCCCTTTGCATAGATTTATGCATCAACACTATTCATCATACATTTCTTAAACAgacatttctttccatttgGCAAACATTCAATCAGATGGTGAAACAGTCATGCCACACTCATGGTTAGTGATGTTGATACCAGCAAAAGAAATACATTCAAGCAAAGAACAGTCTGAGCAATGCTGGAAATTCTGGTAAAATAACTGAAAGCAACctttttaaaccttttgttATTGATTATTAATCACAGCACAGCTGATGCATAATGATGGCAGAAGCGcaggaaaaataataagaaattgggcatatttgtttgtttccagtgGGTGATATTTAGATATATGCAAAACGGTCTAAGAAAAATAGACTATAATTTCTGTATCTTCTCAGTTTATctatttctaaaactttttatctaaaaatacttttcacatatggataaaaggcaaaaatgcaaaaaaaaaaaaaacttttttcagtccTCTGTGATGATTGAAACCTAATATGTCAATTATGTATATGAACTAAAATTGTCATAATGCAGTGAGAGTAGCTTTTCATTAAGCATGgtaaaattattcttaaatcatttagaaaatatcatttaaatactttaatcaaATGCAAACCAAAATCATGTCTAGAGTGAATGAAGCTGCCAGACTGGTTCCTTATTCTCACCATTTCACTTCTGTTGATAAAACCAAgcaaactgacatttttgcagaaaaaatgcataaaacgTTAAGTTTTCTTAGTTTTTACAGTCTTGTCAATATGGGGAATCTTTTGGAAAATCACATTTCTAAACTACAGCTGGGCTTAGAAAAAAGTggataataaaattaataaaaagtatttttatcctTATTTAAGCTTTCATAGTAATCCAGTGGGTTGTAGCTGAGatgtttgggtcagaaccaccaCAGCAGATTACCTAATGCTGCCATCTTGAGGTAGTCCACTAACATGACATAATATTGCTTAAAAACATTCTGGAGTTAGCAGTGGTTTTTTTGTGGAAGATGTTTTAATGCCCTTTAAGGCTTACACTGTCTAGAATAGCAGGACTGCCTCCGAAAAGGCTGCAAGACCTTTTTTTAAGAATGCTTCTGGAAGTACCGTAAGACTCTTTTTGACCACACACAGAAAACTTTTAACCTGTCAGAAATTTCTACAGAGTACACAAGGGCATCAAAGGCGTTGGAGACAACAGGAAGGTTGGGTGCCGTTGACGGAAGAGCCTCAttgttttgctaaaaacaaaaagaaaaaaggaacgGTGAAATCAGATTGACTcaaataaatatgcatatttatgAAACTATggtaacaggaaaaaaatgaaggggtttctgtctttattggcataaataaatatgaatacaatagtataatcatatttttataatcatataatataatatgattATATAATCATAATCGGAACttaacaaaatctaaaaaaaaccaaaaccttcTGACATGCCTTGTAGCCACTTATAAGAAGTGCTAAATTAacagttatttttgatatttttacaaatttttaatttttacacccatttactttatttatctttaattgTTGGcttgttgcatttcttttaacttcagataaatgtgcttgttttttttgcacatattttacatttctattttctCACCATCCTTTGGCATAATTTAATTAACAGTACATTGACAATTTCTGTGCTGCAATATCTATAATTTCTGTACTTTTATTTTCGCAGAAAAATTTCACATAATGTAATGGTATAAATGCAGGAGGACCTACcggatgaaaacatttttcaatgaGGTTGGACAACTGCAGAAGATGAGAGCTGGCGCCCTCTTCTGTCTGGAAAGGcaaactgacattttctttaGCAACCTTCAACCAGTCGATATGCAGTTTGAAGGACTGAGTGTATCCATACATCTGAGTGAAGGATTCATTAACCTGCAGGCACAtaaatcacatattttatttaggaatgAAGAGAAGAGATaagttgttttaatcttttatctTTATAGTTTTATACCTTCAATGACTTAAGATGGCCAGCAGTGTGATACAAGTCAGGAAGGCTATCCAGACTGAATTTGGCATCTTCAAAGTGTTCGAGGTCTTCTGTTCTCTGTTCAAAacacaataagaaataaaagtaaaaaaaaaaccatcattCATTTGGTCTATATACCAGTAAAGGTGACAAATCccagaacattttctgattCCTGGTAGGAAAATTGTATTTCCTTTCTTGCCAAACTGTTACTACGTCAGTGAAATTCTAGTAAGTTAACAAAGATATATAAGCTATGAttcagaggtaaaaaaaaaaaaagataataactGAATAACTGTCATGCTAGAGATCAAGGAAGTTCAAAATAAGCCTTACCAGCTGATGGATTTTTCTCGATAAATTCATCAAACTTTCCACCTGATGGATCATCGATCCAAAAAATCCACAGTGGGAGGAGCTGCGGATGGGAAGAGATGAAGATCGGACTAACAGCTCAGTCAGAAGCAGCAGGTGGAACAGGAACGAGGAAGTCTCAGGAAGAACTGCAGAGACAGGAGAGAGGCGCACACAATGAGCCACGGAAAACTGGTCTGGTTTCATTGAAGCCTCGTTTGTGACAACAAAGAAATGGTTCTCCTTCAAAAGAATCCACCAAATCCAGTCCAACTGACTGACTGTCATCCAGCTGTGGTCGTACACACAGCTGCACAGACAGGTGTGTGCAACGCTGCATCAGCCAGCAGCACATCTTAGATTTCCTCTCTTCTCTTTTACCCAGAAGTGATGTGGTTgtgattcaaagtaaaaaaccACAAGACTGGATCGAcgcttgttttcatttctacaCCTCATGACGCACAAGATTAGCTCTGAGGCAGCTGCAGTCAGTTTGTAGTTTGACAGTAAGGAGGCCACGACAGTAAGGAGGCCGTTTGGCTGACATAATTAATGCTAGTTGCTGCCAAAGCAGCAGTAACACTGTACAACACTTGAACTGGgtcaaacactttaaaaactccagctgcaattcacatttgttttgcagttACAATGCACTTGTTTATTGCATTAACAGTTTTATCAGATAACTTTAAAGTACCTTGTCGTCTAGACATTTACAGTCATTTgaaaaatcagataaaagcTGTGAGAAGTTTGATCTCTGTGACAGGATGAAAGGCGCTGTGGCTTGGACGGATGTTTAGAGAGCAGaaacatcaaacacaaacagattctGCCCAATCGTGGCTCGTGTTTCTGGGAAGACTAAACACCATATAAAGAGCTCAACTCACGTATAATGAAATGTGGTTGAAATACAGGTTCACTAACCCTCTGGGGGCCGTTTTTTCATGGAGTTTAGACATTCTCTGTagtctggcttcctcccacagtgtAAAAAAACCTAGATAATTGGTTAATTGGCTTCTCTAAATTTGCCATTAAGTCTCACTACACATGTACATCTATGTGACCCTGTGAATAAACCGGCAACCTCTCTCTGGCCCATTGACTGCTGGGTGACTCTGCAAGTATAAAGCAGGTGTAATTAGGGCTGAATTTGGAAGAACAAGATCCCCTGGCCTGGAGCCAGTTATGGTGCCATATTTTCCCCCAAAAGTAAATCTTTCATTCAAGCAAATTACAGAGCATTGATAGGTAGAGGTCTACACACTGGTCACTggacaccaaaaaaacatggTCTTTTTGGAACCATATTGGTCCCAAAAAGATGCATTGTGActtcataattttcaaatatttgagtgCTGTTTAAATTACATccaacaatatatatataaaaaaaagaagaaaatgccaCAGGCGAAATGAGCCCAAGAGTTTAATAGGAGGTGCACTGTTGCTCTGTCTTTAGTGCTTGAGGGCCGTTCTCACCTTCATTTCGATGAATACTCCTTTGTTACAGttatttcctctgtttctgctgcCTAACTATAAGAAGTGTCTTTGTATCTAAAACTGATACAAAATATGCAGCATCTTTCTACTTTGGCATCTGTGGAACACTGACCAACACATTTGATGttcatttgcttgatgatttcgATAATGGTATTTGAcaacatgtaatatttattacttGCACTataattggtgactgtatgatgtttttatgatgtaaagcatcaGAAACGTGACTTGACTTCATTTTATTGCAGGCTTGGACATGCTTCCACTCAATCAACAACTGTTGGGTATTGAGGGGGGTCAGAGCATTTGCTGTGCAGACAGTCTGCAGTGTCATCTGCAAATACTTCATGCATCATGCTGGAATGGGTGGGTTACAGCAGATGGACCATCAAGATAAGGATAAACAATGCTttggcttttcaaaaatgttgtgaGGTTTATATAAATGGTAGatcataaagaaatgtttaattcttCTGTAGATTTGGggttaataaaatgtgaatttgtcaCTGTTTCTTGTCAGTTTGTAAATTGTTTAGTGACATTATTGTGCTTACATTTGAATATtccaaaaacactttaaaaaaacaacttttgttgtttcagcCAGATCTAAAAATATAGGCTAAGATTTTAATAAAGACTTCTCAGGTCAAACATCTCATTTTGTGTTTGATGAATccaaatagagaaaaaaataatctgaaaattaaTGGTTTGAATCCTgtacttttaaacttttttaatcattaattaCTTGTCTTCGAAGAAATACCTTTCACATCAAGATTAGCTCCTTGTCTGTAAACCTATTCACTGATTTATGCAAACTTAAAAACCCCAAACCTCAAATCAACAAAGAAAAGTCTTGTCCGTTAGATGTGTTAGGTCATGCTTATGGAATGTGAGCtatgcagggtttttttttagagcgTGCTTTCACACTGTAAGAGAGACGAGCAAGCCCACCGTTCTGACTCAGATTAGTCTGTATGTGATGACATCAGCAGACTGACGCCTTGGGCTGTGCTCTTTGGAGAGAAAACATCTCCTTTGTCAAGGGTGTTGGGCCAGTTCAGACACTTTTACTGCTTCCCAGACACTAAAATGAGTCTAATTTATGAGTTCACTTAAAGGCAGGAGGTTGCCACAGTGGTTACCCTTTAATTTTCAACATAACTCTTTCAATTTCTACATGTTCATTTGTTCTCCATCTGctaaaaatcttacatttatttgtaaGAGTTAGTAGGAGGTTCAAGAACCGTGCCACtgattttacatgaaaatcaatgcagtaaatgaaaaacaagaagttCATGTAAAGTATGAGGCTTATTGTTGACTCCTTGATCCATTTTTCATGTTAATGGTAAATTAGATGTGAATAACATCACAAAATTGTATTTGTAGATAACCTTTTCTCAAACTTCATGCTCAATGGTCCAAATCTAAGTTCtagaaaaggtcaaaggtctgaaacaacaaaagcaactttttaattattattaaagtttgagactttttgaatttgaagaattttaaaCTTCTACTTCACTTGGTGAATTATGTTGCAGCACTAAATTAAGTTTCAAACTATGCTTTTCTACTCGGTTGTCATGAACATTAGTGTAAAGACTACAATAAAatttagataataaaaaaaacctggatTTGTAGCTCAAATCCACAGATTTTGAACATCTTCAATATTCAATTTTCAAGTCTAGAGATGATTTCTAATGATGAGgtattgaattttaaatatattctaatgAATGCATCTGATTTATTCATGTGTAACTGGTGCAGGATGCTACATCTATAAATCTTCTGTTTGCTGGGAAGGTTGACCTCTTCATTTTGTAATCTAATGCTAGACTAGCTTAGCTACAAATATGATTCAGTGTTGTGTATGTTTTGTCTTTGACCTGATTGTCCACTAGAATGACATCACaaactttgagatttttctgttttattcatatCCCCACCTGAATCTTGTTTTCCTTCTCTGTTTGCTCCAGCTGCTCATATTATGTGGGAGAGGGATTGCAAAATGTAGAACACAAGATAAAGTCCCTTATCAGGGGAATCGTAAAATGTTTCAGCAAATATTTGTCAACATGAGTCACATTAACCTCCAGTTTTGAAAAAATCTATTCAGTCTGAAAGAAATTTCAGAGGCATGCACTTGTGGTGAGAAGACATCTGGAAATTAAAATTCTTGCTATTTACACTGAATAAATTTGTGGTTGAATTGCACCACAAACGTTCAACACTGCATCCAAATTGAGAGAGCCAAACTAAATAAAGTATTAAATCACAAACAGATGTCCTCTTTCAGATTAACATCTAGCCAGGCAttcaaaatgattcaaaataaaTCTATCTGTTATCAGCTACTATCTTGGTTTCAAGCCGTAATGAAGGAGTTTTCAGTTACcaaaggacacacactggaaaACTGGAATATCTTCAGTCAACAGTTGGAAAATTACTGAGGAAGAAATCAGCAAAAACCTAAAGAGacggggagaaaaaaaacctgaagaaaaacatccagaggCAGAGCAGTGTACAGTCATGTATCTGGCTGAGTAAACAGCTGTGACAGCATTACGGCTCACAGTAAAGTTGCTTCAGAAGCAGAGTGAATGGGCCGTCTTTGATGTGTGGAGCAGGCCGTTTCGTCAGAACACATTCACTCaaacatgaaacacaaacaagtgCGTGCAGTGTCTCACATAATCGCCCGCTTCCGCAGTTTCCGTTTGAGTTCgtgccccctttttttttttgctgggtcagacaaacaaacactggAGTTTCCTGTGTGTGCTCAGTGGACGCCTTatttcttctgctctctttGCTTTTGCTCTCAAGGACAGCGAATCGACTCATGAACAGGTGCTCTGTTCGCTTCAAAGAAGTCTCGGCTTTGACTTTCATAAATTAATGCTTTTCTaatgtttacagtttttaattccATGCTCCTGCTGTGAACTGGGtcttgttgttaaatgtaaaatatgcaacattaaTGTGGCATGAAACCGTATTAGTAGTAAATTAGTAACTAGGGACTgctttttccccatttttcaGCAGTTTAACTTCCTTGACTTGCTGCTTCTGTGTGACAGTTTGTAAATTCAAGGTCTGGGTTTAATCAGCAACAGGCAGCTGCTTCCAGACATAAACTCAGTGAAAATCCCCTCTCTGCTCTGcaccaaacagaaaacagacacaaactgGCTGGtggattttaaaacacacacttcCTTTAGTATCACAGAGTTATCATCAGATTATTCAGGTGGACAAAACCACAACTCTTTCTATGAAACAAGCAATCTTTTTGCTTACCATCACAGCTTATATCACGCAAACTGGTGATTTGCTCAAATATACAGATGCAAAATCAAGCTTAGTACCTAAAAGGTTGGATTTAAGTGACCCCAACACACCACCTGTTGGTGTAATTATCTAACAGATTTTTATTACCTCCCTTACGTTCTCACTATGAGTGAGCTCATGAGTGGTGGCAAGAGCCAGGTTAGTCACATTAtgagttgtttttaatgttataaCTATTGCTCTGACTCTATATATGGACAAGTTTATGGAAGCAGAATACTTCAACACACATTTACCTCACTTGAATGTTatactctcttgtctttcccattttgaaaagTAGCTTAGAGAAATGGAGCTCAGTGTTACATTATGCAAATAGACAATGGATATCAAATCACTAAATTTTTTGCTTGCTATCAGTCTACATCAACTGCACAGGTAATAAATTTacaattttgaataaataaaggtttaaatCCATATATTATAAGGACTTCTATTATTCCATTGTCAGCGTTTACATGTTTTCAGTATGACTCTGGTTTCACATTACAATTACAGAGAAATGCATCATGCTGTGTCATGCAGTCCCTCGTTGGTTCACTATCCTGAGATGACGTTTTTCTTAGTTTCAGAGGCTTATGTGATGATTAAGTAAGTGAAAGTTTATTCAGCTGTGTCTGACATTATTGACTCTCATCACTGAAGTGTGTAAATCTAATGACCTTCATCTCTCTGCAGTCTGTTGATTTTCATGCAAGTCAAGGAAGCTGAGATCTCTGGTTCCATAAAAAAGGTGAAACTAATCCAAAGCCACCTGCCTTGGCCTGTAAAAAGAGGATATTGATCATATTAAGTCATGTCTGAGTAACTGGATAGATGTGAGCAGCCACAGTTTCAAGTAGCAGCGTTCTGTTTCCTGATCTATAACCACATTTGACACATGCAGTGTAACGTTACTACTTACTATAACTCTATCCCCGACACAAGTCCAAATGTAACCTTCTAATCATTGCTTTGTCTTCATTTCTCTGACCCCCATCTGGATGATACCACACATAAAAGAAGCTGAGCCACCAGCTTTTGCATGAGTCATGGTGTATTCACAGCGTCAGCAGTTATGGAAACAAAGAggtgaaaaacaaagcaagaaacAAGCTTCTTGACTGCTGTGTATTTTCAATTGTAGTACCACATTTGATCACTAGGGGCAATCTGCTAAGTGCTGACTCATCACAGGAGTCAGGATCGATGTGGCTATAGGATATATTACTGTAAGTGTGCTGGTGATGTGCAATGACGACATCGATGTCTGCAAAAGTGACTCGCCTTTCTTCATTagtctttttcttctgatttattCAACTGTCACCATGATTTTTACAACATTAACTTTATAATAGGCATTATAGCCAGATGGATAAGCAAGAGAATTACCATAACTACTTAAAATCTATCAAAAACTTATAGGAAAATACATCAAAACACCACTTGTATAAAGATTAATTCAACCAAACTCTCTTCTTGCATAAAAGCAAGAAGAATCCTGCTTTTATGCCATTACACAATGCAAAACTTCACCATCACATACAAGTTTGGACCTGTAAATTcccccaaaaccacatttttttcttcagtttgctagaaaagaaaacagaggaggcATCATAACATCACCAGCCTCACTTTCTTACCAAAGctgtgcagcacaaacacaaagcCAGTCAGTGCTGCTGCTTTCAGCGACCAACATGTGGTGTGAGGAGTCCTTCCCCCAGTTTACACCAACACTGTGTCCGCTTAATTAATGACGCAACAACTTATACAGAAGACCAAACACAACGCGCTCCACCTGGCAGAATGATACTTTCAAGTTCCCTGATTTAAATGATACTTATTGAATCACTACAAACTGATAATAATCATGTCAGTTATTCAGTTTCACTCTAAACAAACCaagttttgaactttttaacacATCAGTGAAAGTTGATTGGTGTTTGTTGGTAAAAAGCCTAACTTTTCATGTGGTTCTGATTTGTTGTTAGGAGTAGCTGACTTAGTCCAGTTTACATAAAGTTGTTTAAACGAGTACCCTAACAAACAGCTAGAagattaaaatggattttacagataccataaatttaaaaagtgatttcaGTGAAAATGTATTGCTTAGTAAGAAGAATATTTCACCACAGATGttttgaggaaagaaaaatacagcaatTTAGTTCTTGTTGGAAGCATTTGGGGAAATCCctaccacacacacatatacacacacacccccccacacacacatacacacacacacacgcctccacacacacacacagcatctCGTACACAAAGGATTATCCAATCACAGCCAAGCTGAAGCCAAACAGTGGGTCATTCAGATtccacattaaataaaaaaacacttctcaTGCTTCAGTCATGAACTAAATCAACatctcattcattcattctttcaTTGACTCTCACTCTAAAACATTCACAggcaaaaagtaaaagttaagaCCACGTGCAGTGAATGCCCCCCATCCCACACCCCCATCAC from Xiphophorus maculatus strain JP 163 A chromosome 13, X_maculatus-5.0-male, whole genome shotgun sequence encodes:
- the LOC102221858 gene encoding uncharacterized protein LOC102221858 isoform X1; translated protein: MTVSQLDWIWWILLKENHFFVVTNEASMKPDQFSVAHCVRLSPVSAVLPETSSFLFHLLLLTELLVRSSSLPIRSSSHCGFFGSMIHQVESLMNLSRKIHQLRTEDLEHFEDAKFSLDSLPDLYHTAGHLKSLKVNESFTQMYGYTQSFKLHIDWLKVAKENVSLPFQTEEGASSHLLQLSNLIEKCFHPQNNEALPSTAPNLPVVSNAFDALVYSVEISDRLKVFCVWSKRVLRYFQKHS
- the LOC102221858 gene encoding uncharacterized protein LOC102221858 isoform X2, with translation MKFLPETSSFLFHLLLLTELLVRSSSLPIRSSSHCGFFGSMIHQVESLMNLSRKIHQLRTEDLEHFEDAKFSLDSLPDLYHTAGHLKSLKVNESFTQMYGYTQSFKLHIDWLKVAKENVSLPFQTEEGASSHLLQLSNLIEKCFHPQNNEALPSTAPNLPVVSNAFDALVYSVEISDRLKVFCVWSKRVLRYFQKHS